A genomic region of Pirellulales bacterium contains the following coding sequences:
- a CDS encoding lysophospholipid acyltransferase family protein: MKIHSRTLVKSLALTAVTTVRSWMGTLDYRVSFYDPTIDPVDPRCHGQKIYIFWHEYILFPIYLRGHCNLAMLLSQHNDADVLSHVAHHLGFEFVRGSSRRGGAAALRELLAKSEKMHLTITPDGPRGPRRRLAQGPVYLASKLGIPVVPMGFGYDRPWRFRSWDRFAIPRPFSRARAVVSPMMNIPPDLDRDGIEHYRREVERMLNRLTLEAEAWAEAGTRKVNEYVPRRERAGVGRETAPGWPLVPSAEEIRRNAQLRHGGTELAA; this comes from the coding sequence ATGAAGATTCATAGCCGCACGCTTGTCAAATCGCTCGCCTTGACGGCGGTCACCACGGTGCGTTCCTGGATGGGCACGCTCGACTATCGAGTGTCGTTCTATGATCCCACGATCGATCCGGTGGACCCGCGCTGCCACGGCCAGAAGATCTATATTTTCTGGCACGAGTACATACTTTTCCCGATCTACTTGCGCGGCCATTGCAATCTGGCCATGCTCCTCAGCCAGCACAATGACGCCGATGTGCTCAGCCATGTCGCGCATCACCTGGGATTCGAATTCGTACGTGGCTCGTCGCGCCGTGGTGGTGCCGCGGCACTGCGCGAGCTGCTGGCCAAAAGCGAGAAGATGCACCTCACGATCACGCCCGACGGTCCGCGCGGCCCGCGCCGCCGCCTGGCGCAGGGCCCGGTCTATCTCGCGTCGAAACTGGGCATTCCGGTTGTGCCGATGGGATTCGGCTACGATCGCCCGTGGCGATTCCGCAGTTGGGACCGCTTCGCCATACCACGCCCTTTTTCGCGCGCCCGGGCTGTCGTCAGCCCGATGATGAATATCCCGCCCGACCTGGACCGCGACGGTATCGAACACTACCGCCGCGAAGTCGAACGGATGCTCAACCGGCTGACGCTCGAAGCCGAAGCCTGGGCCGAAGCCGGCACACGTAAAGTCAACGAATACGTCCCACGCCGCGAACGCGCCGGCGTCGGCCGCGAGACGGCCCCGGGCTGGCCACTCGTGCCCTCCGCCGAAGAGATAAGAAGGAATGCACAACTGAGACACGGAGGCACGGAGTTGGCGGCTTAG
- the dapF gene encoding diaminopimelate epimerase, with protein MRFTKMHGAGNDYVYVDCFREPVPDDPAETARQIADRHFGVGGDGLILICPSTVADVRMRMFNADGSESEMCGNGIRCVAKYVYDHAISQRPTLKIETGAGVLAVDLEIADGVAERVRVDMGLPILEAAKIPVAAALGGADQRVVNVSLDAHAKLPIGNSWQNDCGFDGRITCVSTGNPHVVLYCDHVAAVPLTTVGPILETLAIFPKRINVHFVEVHSPTEVTMRTWERGSGITLACGTGASAVCVAGALTGNSARRILTHLPGGDLELEWADNDHIYMTGPAAEVFTGQWSPPIPANARV; from the coding sequence ATGCGATTTACCAAGATGCACGGAGCCGGCAACGACTACGTGTATGTCGATTGCTTCCGCGAGCCTGTGCCTGACGATCCGGCCGAAACGGCTCGGCAGATTGCCGATCGCCATTTTGGAGTCGGAGGCGACGGACTGATCCTGATCTGCCCATCGACCGTGGCGGACGTCCGCATGCGGATGTTCAACGCCGACGGGTCAGAATCCGAAATGTGCGGCAACGGCATCCGCTGCGTCGCCAAGTACGTCTACGACCATGCAATAAGCCAGCGCCCCACACTGAAGATCGAAACCGGCGCTGGCGTTCTGGCGGTCGATCTGGAAATCGCCGACGGCGTGGCCGAGCGAGTCCGCGTGGACATGGGCCTGCCGATTCTGGAAGCCGCGAAGATCCCCGTCGCCGCGGCGCTCGGAGGAGCGGATCAGCGCGTCGTCAATGTTTCGCTCGACGCACATGCCAAATTGCCGATCGGTAATTCGTGGCAGAACGATTGCGGCTTCGACGGGCGCATCACTTGCGTCTCGACGGGCAACCCGCACGTCGTGCTCTACTGCGACCACGTCGCTGCGGTGCCGCTCACCACGGTCGGGCCGATCCTGGAAACGCTGGCGATCTTTCCCAAGCGAATCAACGTTCATTTTGTCGAGGTTCACTCCCCCACCGAAGTGACGATGCGCACTTGGGAGCGCGGCTCCGGCATCACGCTCGCGTGCGGCACCGGCGCAAGTGCCGTGTGCGTCGCAGGTGCCCTGACCGGCAATAGCGCGCGGCGCATCCTGACACACCTGCCCGGCGGCGACCTGGAACTGGAGTGGGCCGACAACGACCACATTTACATGACCGGCCCCGCTGCCGAAGTCTTCACTGGCCAATGGTCACCACCAATACCAGCAAACGCACGCGTTTAG
- the xseA gene encoding exodeoxyribonuclease VII large subunit — protein MSAELISSEQTPVLSVGDLTEQIKGVLEGTFPDVWVSGEISNLSRPQSGHYYLTLKDDQAQIRAVMWRTAAARVRFELEDGLEVICQGSVDVYAPRGSYQLVIRQIEPKGIGALELALRKLRERLAAEGLFAAERKRPLPRFPRAIAFVTSPTGAAVRDFLEVLRRRWRGAHVIIVPTRVQGDGASREIAAAIEAANRLPLPIDCLVVGRGGGSLEDLWAFNEEPVIRAIHASRIPVISAVGHEIDVTLADLVADVRALTPSEAAERVAPSSDDLAAALTVCHRRLTAALRSMSAAARARLTSLENRRAFRRPFDRLHDLAQRLDELSTRNTRVMRRHLRDARQRTDHFAAQLESLSPLGVLARGYSLTRRAVDNQIIRDAKELAIGDRIVTRFATGEATSRIEAIE, from the coding sequence ATGTCCGCCGAATTGATTTCCTCCGAACAAACGCCCGTCCTCTCGGTCGGTGATCTCACCGAGCAGATCAAAGGGGTCCTGGAAGGAACCTTTCCGGACGTATGGGTCTCGGGCGAGATCTCGAATCTCTCTCGCCCGCAGTCGGGACACTATTATCTCACGCTCAAAGATGATCAGGCCCAGATCCGCGCCGTGATGTGGCGCACTGCCGCGGCGCGCGTCCGCTTTGAGCTGGAAGACGGGCTCGAAGTCATCTGCCAGGGAAGCGTCGACGTCTATGCCCCGCGCGGCAGTTACCAACTCGTCATTCGGCAGATCGAACCCAAGGGCATTGGCGCTCTGGAATTGGCTCTGCGCAAGTTGCGCGAGCGGCTGGCCGCCGAGGGGCTGTTCGCCGCCGAGCGCAAGCGCCCCCTGCCCCGTTTCCCGCGCGCGATCGCTTTCGTCACCAGCCCCACGGGCGCCGCGGTGCGCGATTTCTTGGAAGTCTTGCGGCGCCGATGGCGCGGCGCGCATGTCATCATCGTTCCGACGCGTGTCCAAGGGGACGGCGCCAGTCGCGAAATTGCCGCCGCGATCGAAGCGGCCAATCGCCTTCCGCTGCCGATCGATTGCCTGGTGGTGGGGCGTGGCGGCGGAAGCCTGGAAGACCTGTGGGCCTTCAACGAAGAGCCCGTGATCCGCGCGATCCATGCTTCGCGCATTCCCGTGATTTCGGCCGTGGGGCATGAAATCGACGTCACGCTCGCGGACCTGGTCGCCGACGTTCGTGCGCTCACGCCTAGCGAAGCCGCCGAGCGAGTGGCCCCTTCGTCGGACGACCTCGCCGCGGCCTTGACGGTTTGCCATCGCCGATTGACCGCCGCGCTGCGCTCGATGTCCGCAGCGGCGCGCGCGCGACTGACTTCGCTGGAAAACCGCCGGGCGTTCCGCCGTCCCTTCGATCGCCTTCATGATCTCGCGCAGCGGCTCGACGAACTCTCGACGCGCAATACGCGCGTGATGCGCCGGCACCTGCGCGACGCCCGGCAGCGGACCGACCATTTCGCGGCGCAGCTCGAATCGCTCAGCCCGCTGGGCGTGCTGGCCCGGGGCTACAGCCTGACGCGCCGCGCTGTGGACAACCAGATCATTCGCGACGCCAAGGAACTCGCAATCGGCGACCGCATCGTCACACGATTCGCCACCGGCGAAGCCACCAGCCGCATCGAAGCGATCGAGTAG
- a CDS encoding POTRA domain-containing protein encodes MRHDQLSTVSSAARLTTLVAFVVFLISPQCNTAASETQSEKANVVDVAPGDESRPAPAECAPLVSEVRVIGNDAISAGWIVASIKTTAGKPFDAKTMGADTKNLMRTGRFKAVKMRRENQPDGKLLVMIEVDEGTPLRYIKIEGTTKSDKLLVKHSGLKVGEPFDATITEQARRAVEEYLHGRGYPHAKVSILEGDKPEDHGVRLHVDEGERSKSFGFVASLPGGEQQPITMSFHGGVDQTRLDKITRHVTDHYRGLGYFRVRVGSEEAFDDDHNVASVKLVVNLGPRFVVKKVSFAGNRLLADNQLDVALHLKAGEFFDQSWQTADVARLRAAYADESYHFSEIKPRLLFSDEPGELELVYEITEGNQYRIGRVDCDLKGEDQDQRQKLLLQDFPLPAQAIAESKAFRKWTRTVDATTFQVVQDADGACKAIVQKFGPNDPTPLPERLHAGESIEIELLPVPAPLVGLDAQN; translated from the coding sequence ATGAGACACGATCAGCTTTCGACTGTTTCGTCAGCGGCCCGCCTGACGACGCTCGTTGCATTCGTCGTCTTTCTTATCTCGCCACAGTGCAATACCGCTGCGTCGGAAACGCAGTCGGAAAAAGCGAACGTCGTCGACGTTGCTCCCGGGGACGAATCACGTCCAGCGCCTGCAGAATGTGCGCCGCTGGTCAGCGAAGTTCGCGTCATTGGCAACGACGCCATTTCGGCCGGTTGGATCGTCGCCTCGATCAAGACCACGGCCGGCAAGCCGTTCGACGCCAAGACCATGGGCGCCGATACCAAGAACCTGATGCGGACGGGCCGCTTCAAGGCGGTCAAGATGCGCCGCGAAAACCAGCCTGACGGCAAACTGCTGGTTATGATCGAAGTCGACGAAGGTACACCGCTGCGCTACATCAAAATCGAAGGCACGACGAAGTCCGACAAACTGCTCGTGAAACATTCAGGGCTGAAAGTCGGCGAGCCCTTCGATGCGACGATCACCGAGCAAGCGCGCAGGGCCGTTGAAGAGTATTTGCACGGCCGCGGCTATCCCCACGCGAAAGTCTCGATCCTCGAAGGAGACAAACCCGAAGACCATGGCGTTCGATTGCATGTCGACGAAGGAGAGCGATCGAAGTCCTTCGGTTTCGTGGCATCGCTGCCCGGTGGAGAGCAGCAACCCATCACGATGTCGTTCCACGGTGGCGTCGATCAGACGCGACTCGACAAGATAACCCGTCATGTCACCGACCATTACCGAGGATTGGGCTACTTTCGAGTTCGGGTCGGAAGTGAAGAAGCCTTTGATGACGACCACAACGTGGCCAGCGTTAAACTAGTGGTGAACCTCGGCCCGCGATTTGTCGTCAAGAAAGTCTCATTCGCCGGCAACCGGCTGCTCGCCGACAACCAACTCGATGTCGCGCTGCACTTGAAAGCCGGCGAGTTCTTCGATCAGTCGTGGCAAACCGCTGACGTCGCCCGGCTACGTGCCGCATACGCCGACGAGTCGTATCACTTTTCAGAGATCAAGCCGCGGCTCTTGTTCTCGGACGAACCGGGCGAGTTGGAGCTGGTGTACGAAATCACTGAAGGCAATCAGTACCGCATCGGACGCGTCGACTGCGACCTGAAGGGCGAAGATCAGGACCAACGCCAGAAGTTGTTACTCCAGGATTTTCCTTTGCCGGCCCAGGCCATCGCCGAGAGCAAGGCTTTTCGGAAATGGACGAGAACGGTGGACGCGACGACCTTTCAAGTGGTCCAAGACGCCGACGGAGCGTGCAAAGCCATTGTGCAAAAGTTCGGACCCAACGACCCAACTCCGCTGCCCGAACGCTTGCACGCCGGCGAGAGCATTGAAATCGAACTCCTGCCGGTGCCGGCACCGCTCGTGGGCTTGGACGCTCAGAATTGA
- the glgB gene encoding 1,4-alpha-glucan branching protein GlgB → MRTTIALDHVGRLIEERDENPFGLLGPHIVEDQGRQALAVRAYFPHSSQAWVVDPAAAPGASQPMRRIHPAGLFEAICPMPTTGSANKYLLQTADESGNRATMHDPYAFPNLMTEYDLYLLSEGTHWRSYDRLGAQLRTVDGVQGVNFAVWAPNATSVSVIGDFNNWDSRRHPMRKHIPSGFWELFVPGLTEGTLYKYRVKHNDEVFEKSDPYGFAAELPPRTASKVVSLDRYKWSDADWMVKRLEANKLEAPMSIYEVHLGSWRRPGDDHHRWMTYRELAHAMVDYAQEMGFTHLELLPVSEHPFSGSWGYQTVGYFAPTSRYGSPEDFMYFVDHCHQSGLGVILDWVPAHFPRDGHGLARFDGTALYEHADPRKGEHKDWGTLIFNYGRHEVRNFLLSNALFWMDKYHIDGLRVDAVASMIYLDYSREAGEWIPNEFGGRENLEAISLLKELNVQSHSQYPGTLTIAEESTAWPGVSRPTYVGGLGFSLKWNMGWMNDTTRYMRHDPIHRKYHHDELTFSLIYAFHENFVLPLSHDEVVHGKGSILDQMPGDLWQKFANMRLLYSYMWTHPGKKLLFMGDEFAQWNEWNYDTSLQWDLLQWESHQGVQKMVQDINRLYRKEPALYEVDFDPSGFEWIDCRNCDESVLGYIRRAKDPNDFLVVACNFTPSPRLSHRLGVPELCWYDEVFNSDSMYYSGSNLGNGPGVMAEAVGSHGRPASIQIAIPPLALTVLKPRR, encoded by the coding sequence GTGCGTACGACCATTGCGTTAGACCATGTGGGACGATTGATCGAGGAACGCGACGAAAACCCGTTCGGTTTGCTAGGGCCGCATATCGTCGAGGACCAGGGACGACAGGCGCTGGCGGTGCGGGCCTATTTTCCGCACTCGTCGCAAGCCTGGGTGGTCGACCCGGCCGCGGCCCCCGGTGCGTCGCAGCCGATGCGTCGGATCCATCCGGCCGGATTGTTCGAAGCGATCTGTCCCATGCCGACGACAGGCTCGGCGAATAAGTATCTTCTGCAAACCGCCGATGAAAGCGGCAACCGAGCCACCATGCACGATCCGTATGCCTTCCCGAACTTGATGACCGAATACGACCTGTATTTGCTCAGCGAGGGAACTCACTGGCGCAGCTACGATCGGCTGGGCGCGCAGCTGCGCACCGTCGATGGTGTCCAAGGGGTGAACTTCGCCGTCTGGGCGCCGAACGCGACCAGCGTCAGCGTGATCGGTGATTTCAACAACTGGGACAGTCGCCGGCACCCGATGCGGAAGCACATTCCCAGCGGCTTCTGGGAATTGTTCGTGCCAGGGTTGACCGAAGGGACGCTCTACAAATACCGCGTCAAGCACAACGACGAGGTTTTCGAGAAGTCTGATCCCTACGGTTTTGCCGCCGAGTTGCCGCCGCGCACCGCGTCGAAGGTTGTCAGCCTGGATCGCTACAAATGGTCCGACGCTGATTGGATGGTAAAGCGCCTGGAAGCGAACAAGCTCGAAGCGCCGATGTCGATTTACGAAGTGCATCTGGGAAGCTGGCGCCGTCCGGGCGACGACCATCACCGCTGGATGACGTATCGCGAACTGGCCCACGCGATGGTCGACTATGCCCAGGAAATGGGCTTCACGCACCTGGAACTGTTGCCGGTCTCCGAGCATCCCTTCTCGGGAAGCTGGGGCTACCAGACGGTGGGCTATTTTGCCCCGACGAGCCGTTACGGTTCGCCCGAAGACTTCATGTACTTCGTGGATCACTGCCACCAGAGTGGTTTGGGTGTCATCCTGGATTGGGTGCCGGCCCACTTCCCCCGCGATGGACATGGCCTGGCGCGCTTTGACGGCACAGCGCTGTACGAACATGCCGATCCGCGCAAGGGCGAGCACAAGGACTGGGGCACGTTGATCTTCAACTATGGCCGGCACGAAGTACGCAACTTCCTGCTGTCCAACGCCCTGTTCTGGATGGACAAGTATCACATCGACGGGCTGCGTGTGGATGCCGTGGCGTCGATGATCTACTTGGACTACAGCCGTGAGGCCGGGGAATGGATCCCCAATGAATTCGGCGGCCGCGAGAATCTCGAGGCGATCAGCCTGTTGAAGGAGCTGAACGTGCAGTCGCACTCGCAGTATCCCGGCACGCTGACGATCGCCGAGGAATCGACGGCCTGGCCCGGCGTGTCACGTCCGACGTACGTCGGCGGCCTGGGCTTCAGCTTGAAATGGAATATGGGTTGGATGAACGACACGACGCGCTACATGCGTCACGATCCGATTCATCGCAAGTATCACCACGACGAGCTGACCTTCAGCCTGATCTACGCGTTCCACGAGAACTTCGTACTTCCCCTGTCGCACGACGAAGTGGTACACGGCAAGGGTTCGATCCTGGATCAGATGCCAGGTGACCTGTGGCAGAAGTTCGCCAACATGCGGCTCTTGTATTCGTACATGTGGACGCATCCCGGCAAGAAGCTGCTGTTCATGGGTGACGAGTTCGCCCAATGGAACGAATGGAATTACGACACCAGCCTGCAATGGGACCTGCTGCAGTGGGAATCGCACCAGGGCGTGCAGAAGATGGTGCAGGACATCAATCGGCTCTACCGCAAAGAGCCGGCGTTGTACGAAGTGGACTTCGATCCGTCGGGATTCGAGTGGATCGATTGCCGCAACTGCGACGAGAGCGTGCTCGGTTACATTCGCCGGGCCAAAGATCCTAACGACTTCCTGGTCGTGGCCTGCAACTTCACGCCGTCGCCCCGCCTGTCGCATCGCCTGGGTGTGCCCGAGCTGTGTTGGTACGACGAGGTGTTCAACAGCGATTCGATGTACTACAGCGGCAGCAACCTGGGAAATGGCCCAGGCGTGATGGCCGAAGCCGTTGGCAGCCATGGCCGGCCGGCCTCGATCCAGATCGCGATTCCGCCCTTGGCACTCACGGTGTTGAAGCCGCGACGCTAG
- a CDS encoding SGNH/GDSL hydrolase family protein, with protein sequence MTTLMTCLLATTVLTADVIAERWDKAIAAFEEQDKTSPPAQDGLVFVGSSSIRLWDLKKGLPDLPCTNRGFGGSQMADSAYFADRIVIPYKPRVVVVFAGGNDIAAGKTPEQVAEDFQSLVGKIHTALPKTKIYFVSLFPSVARQKIDGKLKQANTLIEAFTKTDPRLGYIDTRTRMTAADGGPRPELLRADKLHMNDAGYAIWNEIVGPVAREAYAKSTAAADEKK encoded by the coding sequence ATGACCACTTTGATGACATGCTTGTTGGCGACGACTGTTCTCACGGCGGATGTTATTGCCGAGCGATGGGATAAGGCGATCGCGGCTTTTGAGGAGCAAGACAAGACTTCGCCGCCGGCGCAGGACGGCCTGGTGTTTGTCGGCAGCTCGTCGATCCGACTGTGGGATTTGAAGAAGGGATTGCCTGACCTACCATGCACGAACCGGGGCTTCGGCGGGTCGCAGATGGCGGATTCGGCCTACTTCGCCGATCGGATCGTCATTCCCTATAAGCCGCGCGTTGTCGTAGTCTTCGCCGGTGGGAACGATATCGCGGCCGGCAAAACGCCCGAGCAAGTGGCCGAGGATTTTCAATCGCTGGTGGGCAAGATTCACACGGCGCTACCGAAGACGAAGATCTATTTCGTATCGCTGTTCCCCAGCGTCGCGCGTCAAAAGATTGACGGAAAGTTGAAGCAGGCGAATACGCTCATCGAGGCGTTCACGAAAACCGATCCACGCCTGGGCTATATCGACACCCGCACGCGCATGACCGCCGCCGACGGCGGACCGCGCCCGGAATTGCTTCGGGCCGACAAACTGCACATGAACGATGCCGGCTATGCGATCTGGAACGAAATCGTAGGCCCTGTGGCGCGCGAGGCGTACGCAAAATCAACCGCCGCCGCAGACGAGAAGAAGTGA
- a CDS encoding TolC family protein, translating into MLALAMKQGGLHFLNEPPVLRATDSIIKRGKFCRSFLIERGCYALIRLGLGAAKLHNMRLMWGIAVVLLAIAPAGAQDLSAPGGVGPGLGMSGSATPAAYQDSGGIIGGRAGHPRIQPGRSGVRRAPGMQSLPMPRGRTFAPGSGSMPFALDAPLTPEDEGPLDGMTLDQAIEQLRRGSLSLRAKSLEIPQARADELTASLRVNPFVFADGQLIPYRRYNTTTNPGGPTQYDINITYPFDLSGKRIARMEVAAQARRATEAQFLDLVRQELDYLYTTYVDALSARETLRFSEAGLAAVNIALDTHGKKGNDTEDEQLQKDHIEIHRDSIELAKLDAEANLASAKRTLATVLGLPREAAQTLELRGSLRDLVPPPPPTDELVQTALAARPDVAMYRMNVCRAMADVKLAKANRFPDVYVLYQPYTYQDNSPFSVPSSRSWALGATVTAPIYDRNQGNIRHAAVNVDQSRLELQVIERRVLAEVEDAREEYEVSRAMIERIEKHLLPAAKHVRDHSLKASEKEGEDVYAYLIAQRDYQDLVRQYRDALVRHRRAMLKLDSVVGLRILP; encoded by the coding sequence ATGCTTGCGTTGGCTATGAAGCAGGGCGGATTGCATTTCTTGAATGAGCCACCGGTGCTTCGCGCAACCGATTCGATCATTAAACGAGGCAAATTCTGCCGATCCTTCCTAATTGAACGAGGATGCTATGCGCTGATTCGCTTGGGGCTTGGTGCCGCGAAGCTGCACAACATGCGTTTGATGTGGGGGATCGCTGTCGTATTGCTAGCGATCGCGCCGGCCGGCGCGCAGGATCTGTCTGCGCCCGGAGGTGTCGGTCCGGGGCTGGGCATGTCGGGTTCGGCGACCCCCGCGGCCTATCAAGATTCGGGCGGAATCATCGGCGGCCGGGCCGGACATCCCCGAATACAGCCCGGACGATCGGGAGTACGGCGGGCGCCGGGTATGCAATCGTTACCGATGCCGCGCGGCCGGACTTTTGCGCCCGGCAGTGGCTCGATGCCCTTTGCGCTCGATGCACCCCTGACGCCCGAAGATGAGGGGCCGCTCGATGGTATGACTCTCGATCAGGCGATCGAGCAACTACGGCGCGGCAGCCTGTCGTTGCGCGCCAAGTCGCTTGAGATTCCGCAAGCGCGGGCCGATGAGCTGACGGCCTCGCTGCGCGTGAATCCCTTCGTCTTCGCCGACGGCCAGTTGATTCCCTATCGTCGCTACAACACGACGACGAATCCGGGGGGACCGACGCAGTACGACATTAACATCACGTATCCCTTCGACCTGTCGGGCAAACGAATTGCGCGGATGGAAGTGGCGGCGCAGGCCCGCCGCGCGACCGAGGCACAATTTCTGGACCTGGTGCGCCAGGAACTGGATTATCTGTACACCACGTACGTCGACGCACTCTCCGCGCGCGAAACGTTGCGATTTTCCGAGGCAGGGCTCGCGGCCGTGAACATCGCCTTGGATACGCACGGGAAAAAGGGAAACGACACCGAGGACGAGCAACTGCAGAAGGACCATATCGAGATTCACCGCGACTCGATCGAACTAGCCAAGCTCGACGCCGAGGCGAATCTGGCCAGCGCCAAGCGCACCCTGGCCACGGTCCTGGGCCTGCCACGCGAGGCGGCACAGACGTTGGAGCTGCGCGGCTCGTTGCGGGACCTCGTGCCGCCCCCTCCCCCAACGGACGAGCTGGTGCAAACGGCTCTGGCCGCGCGACCTGACGTGGCGATGTACCGGATGAATGTTTGCCGCGCCATGGCCGACGTGAAATTGGCCAAGGCGAACCGCTTTCCTGACGTGTATGTGCTTTATCAGCCCTATACGTATCAGGATAATTCGCCGTTCAGTGTGCCCAGCTCGCGATCATGGGCCTTGGGCGCGACGGTCACGGCGCCGATTTACGACCGCAATCAGGGAAACATTCGCCATGCGGCGGTCAACGTGGATCAAAGCCGGCTGGAATTGCAGGTGATCGAGCGGCGTGTCCTGGCAGAAGTCGAAGACGCTCGCGAAGAGTACGAAGTCTCGCGGGCGATGATCGAACGCATCGAGAAACACCTGCTGCCGGCGGCCAAGCACGTACGCGATCACAGCCTGAAAGCTTCGGAAAAAGAGGGAGAAGACGTCTACGCCTACCTGATCGCACAGCGCGACTACCAGGACCTGGTCCGGCAATACCGCGACGCCCTGGTGCGCCACCGACGGGCGATGCTAAAGCTGGATAGCGTCGTGGGTTTGCGCATTCTGCCGTAA
- a CDS encoding RNase H family protein — protein MKIPTPHFFLFSQANRGSNRDEWSFVLKAADGSATLKAADAEPDAHGERLELLAVVRGLEALDQPSRVTLVTPSRYVKRGINYGLPEWGRNGWKWEHFGEMVPVKNQDLWQRLDRALKIHRIQGTAWRIDSAHTGQAAASGPSDTAPSFGNDALTVERLLEVGRGLWLRFRLALAERCERVWLSAAQLGTSLLPYPWLK, from the coding sequence ATGAAAATTCCGACGCCGCATTTCTTCCTGTTCTCTCAGGCGAACAGGGGGAGCAACCGGGACGAATGGAGTTTCGTCCTGAAAGCGGCTGATGGATCGGCCACGTTGAAGGCCGCCGACGCCGAGCCCGATGCTCATGGCGAACGGCTGGAACTACTTGCCGTCGTGCGCGGACTCGAAGCGCTCGACCAGCCGTCACGCGTGACGCTGGTGACGCCGAGCCGGTACGTCAAGCGAGGGATTAACTACGGCTTGCCCGAATGGGGGCGCAACGGCTGGAAGTGGGAACACTTCGGCGAGATGGTCCCGGTGAAGAACCAGGACCTCTGGCAGCGGTTGGACCGGGCCTTGAAAATCCATCGCATCCAAGGGACGGCTTGGCGCATCGACAGCGCCCACACCGGACAGGCAGCAGCGTCTGGACCGTCGGACACGGCCCCCTCGTTCGGCAACGACGCCCTGACCGTCGAGCGGCTGCTCGAGGTCGGACGGGGCCTGTGGCTCCGTTTTCGGCTGGCTCTGGCCGAGCGGTGCGAACGCGTGTGGCTGTCGGCGGCACAGCTTGGAACTTCTTTACTGCCATACCCTTGGCTGAAATAA